The following coding sequences lie in one Alloacidobacterium dinghuense genomic window:
- a CDS encoding BlaI/MecI/CopY family transcriptional regulator yields MKFKRQSLPKPTEAELELLRVLWEKGPATVRELHDAVNLQRTVVYTSVLKILQIMTEKGLVEREESAKAHIYRAAASQEETQNQLLRDLSERLFSGSATQLAMHALAMQPTSDEELEEIRNLIEQKRLTR; encoded by the coding sequence ATGAAGTTCAAGCGTCAATCTCTACCGAAGCCAACTGAAGCTGAACTGGAACTGCTCCGCGTTCTCTGGGAAAAAGGACCGGCCACAGTCCGTGAGCTGCACGATGCTGTCAATTTGCAGCGGACGGTGGTCTATACATCGGTACTCAAGATCCTGCAGATCATGACAGAAAAGGGCCTGGTCGAGCGCGAAGAGTCAGCCAAGGCTCATATCTATCGCGCGGCTGCCAGCCAGGAGGAGACGCAGAACCAATTGCTCCGGGATCTGAGTGAGCGGCTCTTCTCGGGTTCGGCGACGCAGCTCGCGATGCACGCGCTGGCCATGCAACCGACAAGCGACGAGGAGCTGGAAGAGATTCGTAATCTGATCGAGCAAAAGAGGCTGACACGATGA
- a CDS encoding aldo/keto reductase, translating into MNRREFLTGAAVGLGAAYLKPPAFGAVDTPSTNAKFSATDTVVLGKTGIRTSRLAMGTGTIGFGGSSNQTRTNALPHLLMNGYDNGLLFFDTADSYGSHPDVAEALKHVSRDKVVVMTKCDDRDPKRAQADLYRYLKELKTDYIDIALIHCVTEDDWTTRYRGVMDVFSEAKEKGIIRSHGVSCHSIEALRAAAASPWVEIDLVRLNPIGAHMDAQPAVVIDVIKQMRAQGKGIVGMKILGQGAMRSRQDEAIRYALHSGVLDAFTIGAENTNEQADLIRRIASA; encoded by the coding sequence ATGAATCGCAGAGAATTCCTCACGGGTGCAGCTGTTGGACTCGGCGCTGCTTACTTGAAGCCGCCAGCATTTGGCGCTGTCGATACGCCATCGACAAATGCGAAATTCAGCGCTACCGACACGGTTGTGTTGGGAAAGACCGGAATCCGCACGAGCCGGCTTGCCATGGGCACAGGAACCATCGGGTTCGGTGGCTCTTCCAATCAAACCCGAACCAATGCGCTCCCTCACTTGTTGATGAACGGCTACGATAACGGCCTGCTCTTCTTCGATACGGCCGATTCCTATGGCAGCCATCCCGATGTTGCCGAGGCGCTCAAGCATGTCTCCCGCGACAAGGTCGTGGTGATGACGAAGTGTGATGACCGCGACCCGAAACGGGCGCAGGCCGATCTCTACCGGTACTTGAAAGAGCTGAAGACGGACTACATTGACATCGCCTTGATTCACTGCGTCACAGAAGACGATTGGACGACCCGATATCGGGGCGTGATGGACGTTTTCTCCGAGGCCAAGGAGAAGGGCATCATCCGCTCGCATGGTGTTTCCTGTCATTCCATTGAAGCGTTGCGCGCGGCTGCCGCTTCGCCGTGGGTGGAGATCGATCTGGTGCGGCTCAACCCCATCGGCGCACACATGGACGCGCAACCCGCCGTCGTGATCGACGTTATTAAGCAGATGCGCGCACAGGGCAAAGGCATTGTCGGCATGAAAATTCTCGGACAAGGGGCCATGCGCTCGCGTCAGGATGAAGCCATTCGCTACGCGCTGCACAGCGGCGTGCTCGACGCCTTCACCATTGGCGCGGAAAATACGAACGAGCAGGCCGACCTGATTCGCCGCATCGCATCGGCTTAG
- a CDS encoding CPBP family intramembrane glutamic endopeptidase translates to MAEELTQIVTAEPERDSPSIFIGAHGIRAGWSALIFIAIFLALEFIAALPIFTFIHFRVEQGAPQPAHVALIQEMVQVCLVMLTTFIMSRIERRPVAVYGYAGKARLIRFLSGLLWGFAAISVLVAALWKSHLLAFDGTPLGGPLAWKYAMEWAVAFVFVGIFEESLLRGYLQYTLTRGLGFWWGALILSTTFGAIHGSNPGESPVGLFAAAAIGLVFCLSLWYTGSLWWAIGFHAAWDWGETYFYGTSDSGMVAAGHLFSEHPTGPLLWTGGATGPEGSLLVVPLILVIALLMWLWWGRRTVSPFRKQVPSATES, encoded by the coding sequence ATGGCGGAAGAACTCACCCAGATAGTTACAGCAGAACCAGAACGCGATTCACCCTCGATTTTCATCGGTGCTCATGGAATACGGGCGGGATGGAGTGCGCTGATCTTCATCGCCATTTTCCTCGCGCTCGAATTCATTGCGGCCCTTCCCATCTTTACCTTTATTCATTTCCGCGTAGAGCAGGGTGCCCCGCAGCCGGCTCACGTCGCGCTGATTCAGGAAATGGTCCAGGTCTGCCTGGTTATGCTGACGACGTTCATCATGTCTAGGATTGAACGGCGCCCGGTTGCGGTTTACGGATATGCGGGGAAGGCCCGGCTCATTCGTTTTCTTTCAGGACTTCTTTGGGGCTTCGCGGCCATCTCCGTTCTGGTTGCGGCGCTATGGAAATCGCATCTACTCGCCTTCGATGGGACACCGTTAGGTGGTCCGCTTGCCTGGAAATATGCCATGGAGTGGGCTGTCGCGTTTGTATTTGTGGGAATCTTCGAAGAATCGCTTCTCCGTGGATACCTGCAATACACCCTCACCCGGGGTCTTGGATTCTGGTGGGGCGCGCTGATTCTCTCAACTACTTTTGGCGCCATTCACGGCAGCAATCCCGGCGAGTCTCCGGTTGGACTCTTTGCCGCGGCGGCGATCGGGCTCGTTTTCTGCCTCAGCCTCTGGTACACCGGCTCGCTATGGTGGGCTATCGGCTTCCATGCCGCCTGGGACTGGGGAGAAACTTACTTTTACGGCACTTCCGACAGCGGGATGGTCGCGGCCGGACACTTATTTTCTGAGCATCCGACCGGGCCGTTGCTCTGGACTGGCGGCGCAACCGGCCCGGAAGGTAGTCTTCTGGTTGTTCCACTGATTCTCGTGATCGCTTTGCTGATGTGGCTGTGGTGGGGTCGTCGGACAGTATCGCCGTTCCGTAAACAAGTTCCCTCAGCCACAGAATCTTGA